A region of Rhizobium binae DNA encodes the following proteins:
- a CDS encoding MbcA/ParS/Xre antitoxin family protein: MQHAQRADREGEGPQRLEIDRFAPANRRRLSAPALRTFLAIADLWGLSEEQRLLVLGYPSRSTYHSWAKQAREHGAFTLDVDTLTRISAVFGIHQALGVLFSDERAGVAWLRTPHQAPVFGGHPPLDIVANGTQDGLMTVRRFLDGARGGVYMQPNKLDEAFTAYEDADIVFR; this comes from the coding sequence ATGCAGCATGCGCAACGCGCGGACAGGGAAGGCGAGGGGCCACAGCGGCTGGAGATAGATCGCTTTGCGCCGGCCAACCGCCGGCGGCTGAGTGCACCCGCTTTGCGAACCTTCCTGGCGATCGCCGATCTCTGGGGCTTGAGCGAAGAACAGCGTCTGCTCGTGCTCGGCTATCCCTCCCGCTCGACCTATCACAGCTGGGCCAAACAGGCGCGCGAGCACGGGGCTTTCACGCTCGATGTCGATACGCTGACCCGGATCTCGGCCGTGTTCGGCATTCATCAGGCGCTCGGCGTGCTGTTTTCCGACGAACGCGCCGGCGTCGCCTGGCTGCGCACACCGCACCAGGCGCCGGTTTTCGGTGGGCATCCGCCGCTCGACATCGTGGCGAACGGAACCCAGGACGGGTTGATGACCGTGCGCCGCTTCCTCGATGGCGCGCGCGGCGGCGTCTATATGCAGCCGAACAAGCTCGACGAAGCTTTCACGGCTTACGAAGATGCGGACATCGTCTTCCGGTGA
- a CDS encoding DUF899 family protein, which yields MDSSQLVPAAVLAAKNGVRFPNESEEYRIARDALLAEEIELRRHIERVAVQRRALPPGGAVTKDYRFEGAGGPISFSELFADKETLVVYSYMFGPERERPCPMCTSLLSAWDGEVPDIQQRVALAVVALSPIGRLLAFKKERGWQHLPLYSDPTGDYSRDYHAIGRGGGDDAAFNVFTRRDGTVRHFWSGEMGEVTADPGEDPRGAPDLMPLWTVLDCTPEGRAPDWYPKLSY from the coding sequence ATGGATAGCAGTCAGCTGGTACCCGCCGCCGTACTGGCGGCCAAGAACGGCGTCCGGTTCCCCAACGAGAGCGAGGAATATCGCATCGCTCGCGATGCGCTGCTCGCCGAAGAGATCGAATTGCGCCGCCACATCGAACGCGTTGCGGTACAGCGCCGGGCGCTGCCGCCGGGCGGCGCGGTGACGAAAGACTACCGCTTCGAAGGCGCCGGCGGTCCGATAAGCTTCAGCGAGCTGTTTGCCGACAAGGAAACGCTGGTCGTCTACAGCTACATGTTCGGCCCCGAGCGCGAGCGCCCGTGCCCGATGTGCACCTCGCTGCTGTCGGCCTGGGACGGCGAGGTGCCCGATATCCAGCAGCGCGTTGCGCTTGCGGTCGTTGCGCTTTCGCCGATCGGCAGGCTGCTGGCCTTCAAGAAGGAGCGTGGCTGGCAACACCTGCCGCTCTATTCCGATCCGACGGGCGATTACAGCCGCGACTATCACGCCATCGGCAGGGGCGGCGGCGATGATGCGGCCTTCAACGTCTTCACGCGGCGCGACGGCACCGTCCGCCATTTCTGGAGCGGCGAGATGGGCGAGGTGACGGCCGATCCGGGCGAGGATCCACGTGGCGCGCCCGATCTGATGCCGCTCTGGACCGTGCTCGACTGCACGCCGGAAGGCCGGGCGCCGGACTGGTATCCGAAACTGTCCTATTGA
- a CDS encoding GFA family protein, giving the protein MTVLSGNCLCGQVQVSVRGEALRVGICHCTDCRKESGSAFTFYGIWPAAQFEYSGETGEFRGRHFCTGCGSRLFSVDDEEAEIKLGILSEAPTPLVPRYELWIKRREPWLRPVEGAEQHEEDRR; this is encoded by the coding sequence ATGACCGTGCTTTCCGGAAACTGTCTTTGCGGGCAGGTGCAGGTTTCTGTTCGGGGCGAGGCTTTGCGCGTCGGCATCTGTCATTGCACCGACTGCCGGAAGGAGAGCGGCTCGGCCTTCACCTTCTATGGAATCTGGCCCGCCGCCCAATTCGAATATTCAGGGGAAACCGGCGAATTTCGCGGCCGGCATTTCTGCACCGGCTGTGGTTCGCGGCTGTTTTCCGTCGATGACGAAGAGGCCGAAATCAAGCTCGGCATTTTGTCCGAAGCCCCGACGCCCCTCGTGCCGCGCTACGAACTTTGGATCAAGCGTCGCGAACCGTGGCTGCGACCGGTGGAAGGCGCCGAGCAGCATGAGGAGGACCGAAGGTGA
- a CDS encoding MBL fold metallo-hydrolase, whose protein sequence is MTTELFQIKFWGVRGSIPVSGPEFDRYGGNTSCIEIRCGNHRMLFDAGSGLREAGLSLLADGVSDVDLFFSHCHYDHIIGLPFFKAIYYPSINVNIWSGHLDGKMSTREMVEQFISPPWFPVKTDICQATMNFRDFHAGQVLSPHEGVEIKTFTLNHPGGAIGYRIEWRGRSIALIYDIEHIPGSYDPVSLEMMQGADLVVYDCTYNEDEMQRFKGFGHSTWQHGTELARMAGAKRFALFHHAPSRTDEQLAQMEAQAQAAFPESFAARDNQTVVI, encoded by the coding sequence ATGACGACAGAACTGTTTCAGATAAAATTTTGGGGCGTCCGCGGCAGTATTCCCGTATCGGGCCCCGAGTTCGACCGCTACGGCGGTAACACATCCTGCATCGAAATTCGCTGCGGAAACCATCGGATGCTTTTCGACGCGGGCTCCGGCCTGCGCGAGGCGGGGTTGTCATTGCTTGCCGACGGCGTCAGCGACGTCGATCTGTTCTTCAGCCATTGCCACTACGACCACATCATCGGCCTGCCCTTCTTCAAGGCGATTTATTATCCCTCGATCAACGTCAACATCTGGTCGGGCCATCTCGACGGCAAGATGAGCACACGGGAAATGGTCGAGCAGTTCATCAGCCCGCCCTGGTTCCCCGTCAAGACCGACATCTGTCAGGCGACGATGAACTTCCGCGACTTCCATGCCGGCCAGGTTCTGAGCCCGCATGAGGGTGTCGAGATCAAAACGTTCACGCTCAACCATCCGGGCGGCGCCATCGGCTACCGTATCGAATGGCGGGGTAGGTCGATCGCTCTGATCTATGACATCGAGCATATCCCCGGCAGCTATGACCCGGTCTCGCTGGAGATGATGCAGGGCGCCGATCTCGTCGTCTACGACTGCACCTACAATGAAGACGAGATGCAGCGTTTCAAAGGCTTCGGCCATTCGACCTGGCAGCATGGCACCGAGCTGGCCAGAATGGCCGGCGCCAAGCGCTTCGCTCTCTTCCATCACGCCCCCTCGCGCACGGACGAACAGCTGGCGCAGATGGAAGCGCAGGCGCAGGCCGCCTTTCCCGAATCCTTCGCCGCCCGCGACAACCAGACCGTGGTGATCTGA
- a CDS encoding alpha/beta fold hydrolase, which yields MTIAGIETFYREAGPPDAPVLLLPHGYPCSSYEFRNLMPRLADRWRLIAPDFPGAGNSGTPDDFDYSFDGYAAWLEAFVGALDVGRFALYLHDFGSPIGTRLAIRDPRRITALIIQNGDIPYEDALGPKYADIEATWSLPPTEMRKALAEAISEETFKEEFLNHLPPPLGETIPPDLWKLHWSLVTPRRKEIAIELIAGLKKNRAWFPEHRKYLRENRPPTLIVWGPNDHYMPEKSARAYFRDLPEAELHLLDGGHWLLETHLDAVAALMRDFLGRVHAV from the coding sequence ATGACGATCGCCGGCATCGAGACTTTCTACCGCGAGGCCGGCCCACCGGATGCTCCGGTGCTGTTGCTGCCGCACGGCTATCCCTGTTCGTCCTACGAGTTTCGCAATCTGATGCCGCGCCTTGCCGATCGCTGGCGTCTGATTGCACCGGATTTCCCCGGCGCCGGCAACAGCGGCACGCCCGACGATTTCGACTACAGCTTCGACGGCTATGCCGCCTGGCTGGAGGCTTTCGTCGGCGCGCTCGACGTCGGCCGCTTCGCCCTCTATCTCCATGATTTCGGCTCGCCGATCGGCACGCGGCTGGCAATCAGAGATCCCAGGCGGATCACGGCGCTGATCATCCAGAATGGCGACATCCCCTATGAAGACGCCCTCGGGCCGAAATACGCGGATATCGAGGCGACATGGAGCCTCCCGCCGACGGAGATGAGGAAGGCGCTGGCCGAGGCAATCAGCGAAGAGACCTTCAAAGAGGAATTCCTCAACCACCTGCCGCCGCCTCTCGGCGAAACCATACCGCCGGATCTCTGGAAGCTGCATTGGTCGCTGGTAACGCCGCGGCGCAAGGAAATCGCCATCGAGCTGATCGCCGGACTGAAGAAGAACCGCGCCTGGTTTCCAGAGCATCGGAAATATCTCAGGGAAAACAGACCGCCGACACTGATCGTCTGGGGGCCGAACGACCACTACATGCCGGAAAAGTCGGCGCGGGCCTATTTCCGTGACCTGCCGGAAGCCGAGCTGCATCTGCTCGACGGCGGACACTGGCTGCTCGAGACGCATCTGGACGCGGTCGCTGCCCTGATGCGGGACTTCCTCGGACGCGTTCATGCCGTCTGA
- a CDS encoding polysaccharide deacetylase family protein, whose amino-acid sequence MIDGTSFEPLQRELDRWQAAGRVARFWLRDDDAIEPTPDLERLLAVTGESAVPLTLAVIPGLTGEALAARLTAESAVNVAVHGWSHTNHAGPGRKKQELGGDRPAEIVLGELAEGFRLLERRHPARFLPVLVPPWNRIDSALIPALPGLGFAALSVYGRAKPGGPLSLLNTHVDIIDWHGTRGGRGDDELVAELVAELRDRFAGSDEPIGVLTHHLVHDAAAWNFLSALFAATSRHPSVRWLPAPALLRA is encoded by the coding sequence ATGATCGACGGGACGAGCTTCGAACCGCTGCAGCGCGAGCTCGACCGCTGGCAGGCCGCCGGCCGCGTGGCCCGCTTCTGGCTGCGCGACGACGATGCGATCGAGCCGACGCCGGATCTGGAAAGGCTGCTGGCGGTCACCGGCGAGAGCGCGGTGCCGCTGACGCTCGCCGTCATTCCCGGCCTGACCGGCGAGGCGCTGGCGGCCCGGCTGACGGCGGAATCCGCCGTCAATGTCGCCGTGCATGGCTGGTCGCATACCAACCATGCCGGGCCGGGGCGCAAGAAGCAGGAACTCGGCGGCGATCGGCCGGCGGAAATAGTGCTCGGCGAACTGGCCGAAGGGTTCCGGCTGCTGGAGCGGCGGCATCCCGCACGTTTCCTGCCGGTGCTGGTGCCGCCGTGGAACCGGATCGACTCCGCCCTCATCCCGGCGCTGCCCGGCCTCGGCTTTGCCGCGCTTTCCGTCTACGGGCGAGCCAAGCCGGGTGGCCCGCTGTCGCTTCTCAACACCCATGTCGACATCATCGACTGGCATGGCACGCGCGGCGGCCGCGGCGACGACGAGTTGGTCGCCGAACTGGTGGCGGAGTTGCGCGACCGGTTTGCCGGCAGCGACGAGCCGATCGGGGTGCTGACCCACCACCTGGTGCACGACGCGGCCGCCTGGAATTTCCTGTCGGCTCTGTTTGCGGCGACCAGCCGGCATCCGTCCGTTCGCTGGTTGCCGGCGCCTGCATTGCTGCGAGCTTAA
- the pcaD gene encoding 3-oxoadipate enol-lactonase: protein MQFARINDVTIHYQVIGAPADRPVIVFVNSLGTDFRIWRDVVVRLAGDYAIVLYDKRGHGLSDLGQLPASIEDHATDLAGLLDLLSVKNAVICGLSVGGLIAQSLYQRRPDLVGALILSDTAHKIGTAESWNARIAAVEQNGIGSIVDAIMERWFTPAFRRPENTAYSGYCNMLTRQPVEGYIAACEAIRDADLTEAAKRITLPTICIVGDQDGSTPPDLVLSTARLIPGARYEVIPDCAHIPCVEQPEALTAIIRAFLTSISPGESSP, encoded by the coding sequence GTGCAATTCGCCCGCATAAACGACGTAACGATCCATTATCAGGTCATCGGCGCGCCCGCCGACCGGCCGGTGATTGTCTTTGTCAATTCGCTCGGGACGGATTTCCGCATCTGGCGCGATGTCGTGGTGCGGCTTGCCGGCGACTACGCCATCGTGCTTTACGACAAGCGCGGCCACGGCCTGTCCGATCTCGGCCAGCTCCCCGCGTCGATCGAAGACCATGCGACCGATCTCGCCGGCCTGCTCGATCTGCTGTCGGTGAAGAACGCCGTCATCTGTGGCCTCTCCGTCGGCGGCCTGATCGCCCAGTCTCTCTATCAGCGGCGGCCGGATCTTGTCGGCGCCCTCATCCTCAGCGACACCGCCCATAAGATCGGTACAGCCGAAAGCTGGAATGCCCGCATCGCCGCGGTCGAGCAAAACGGCATCGGCAGCATCGTCGACGCCATCATGGAGCGCTGGTTCACCCCCGCCTTCCGCCGGCCCGAAAACACGGCCTATTCCGGCTATTGCAACATGCTGACGCGCCAGCCGGTCGAAGGTTATATCGCCGCCTGCGAAGCGATCCGCGACGCCGATTTGACCGAAGCGGCCAAGAGGATCACCTTGCCGACGATCTGCATCGTCGGCGACCAGGACGGTTCGACGCCGCCCGATCTCGTGCTTTCCACAGCGCGGCTGATCCCGGGCGCCCGTTACGAGGTCATCCCGGACTGTGCCCACATTCCCTGCGTCGAGCAGCCGGAAGCGCTGACGGCGATCATCCGCGCCTTCCTCACATCGATTTCGCCTGGAGAAAGCAGCCCATGA
- a CDS encoding 3-carboxy-cis,cis-muconate cycloisomerase, with the protein MTASPFDHPFLSGLIGDDEIAPYFSAEADLRAMAAFETALAKAEADHALIPAEAAKKIAAACAGFSPDLASLRSAAARDGVVVPDFIKQLRAAVGEEAGKSLHLGATSQDVIDTSLMIRLKAVVFLFAGRLSAVIAGLDGLDGRFGRNRLMGHTRMQAAIPITVADRLAAWRAPLTTYRDRLTEQNFPVQFGGAAGTLDKLWPEGPAIRASLAQELGLTDITQWQSTRLVIADIAGLFASISGSLGKIGQDIALLAQAGDEIEMAGGGTSSAMAHKQNPVAAEVLVSLARFNATAISGIHQSLVHEQERSGAAWTLEWLLLPQMTVATAASLRLAVELIGNIKRLGTA; encoded by the coding sequence ATGACCGCATCGCCCTTCGACCATCCCTTTCTCTCCGGCCTCATCGGCGACGATGAGATCGCGCCCTATTTTTCCGCCGAAGCCGATCTCCGCGCCATGGCCGCCTTCGAAACGGCGCTCGCCAAAGCCGAAGCCGATCACGCGCTCATCCCCGCAGAAGCGGCAAAAAAGATCGCCGCAGCCTGCGCCGGCTTTTCCCCCGATCTCGCCAGTCTTCGCTCGGCAGCGGCGCGCGACGGCGTCGTCGTCCCCGATTTCATCAAGCAGCTGCGGGCCGCGGTCGGCGAGGAAGCCGGCAAGAGCCTGCATCTCGGCGCCACAAGCCAGGATGTCATCGACACCAGCCTGATGATCCGGCTGAAGGCGGTGGTTTTCCTGTTTGCCGGCCGGCTTTCCGCCGTCATTGCAGGGCTGGACGGGCTCGATGGCCGGTTCGGCCGCAACCGGCTCATGGGTCATACCCGCATGCAGGCGGCAATCCCGATTACCGTCGCCGACCGTCTCGCAGCCTGGCGCGCGCCGCTGACGACCTATCGCGACCGGCTGACCGAGCAGAATTTTCCCGTCCAGTTCGGCGGTGCGGCCGGCACCCTCGACAAACTCTGGCCGGAAGGCCCGGCAATTCGCGCCTCGCTCGCCCAGGAGCTTGGCCTTACCGATATAACCCAATGGCAGAGCACGCGCCTGGTGATCGCCGATATCGCCGGCCTATTTGCGTCGATCTCGGGCAGCCTGGGCAAGATCGGCCAGGATATCGCCCTGCTCGCCCAGGCCGGCGACGAGATCGAAATGGCAGGCGGCGGCACTTCCTCGGCGATGGCGCACAAACAGAATCCGGTCGCCGCCGAAGTCCTGGTCTCGCTTGCCCGCTTCAATGCCACGGCGATCTCCGGTATCCACCAGTCGCTCGTCCATGAACAGGAACGCTCGGGTGCCGCCTGGACGCTCGAATGGCTGCTGCTGCCGCAAATGACCGTGGCGACCGCCGCCTCGCTGCGGCTCGCCGTGGAACTCATCGGAAATATCAAGAGACTCGGAACTGCGTGA
- the pcaH gene encoding protocatechuate 3,4-dioxygenase subunit beta, giving the protein MTERANSRPETGAFFARDRAWHAPALTPGYKTSVLRAPQRALLSLDGTISETTGPVFGHSIIGELDNDLILNYARPGESAIGERIIVHGRVLDERARPVAGALVEFWQANAGGRYRHKKESYLAAIDPNFGGCGRAITDEEGRYHFRTVRPGAYPWPNGVNDWRPAHIHFSIFGHGFAQRLITQMYFEGDPMIWKCPIVGTIPDKAAIEQLIAPLDWGNTIPMDARAYKFDIVLRGRRSTMFENRLEGN; this is encoded by the coding sequence ATGACTGAAAGAGCAAACAGCAGGCCGGAGACCGGCGCCTTCTTCGCCCGCGACCGTGCCTGGCATGCGCCGGCCCTGACCCCCGGCTACAAAACCTCGGTGCTGCGCGCGCCGCAACGCGCGCTGCTGTCGCTCGACGGCACGATCTCCGAAACCACAGGCCCGGTCTTCGGCCATTCGATCATCGGCGAACTCGACAACGACCTCATCCTGAACTACGCGCGGCCGGGCGAAAGCGCCATCGGCGAACGCATCATCGTCCATGGCCGGGTGCTCGACGAGCGCGCCAGGCCGGTTGCCGGTGCGCTGGTCGAGTTCTGGCAGGCCAATGCCGGCGGGCGCTATCGCCACAAGAAGGAAAGTTATCTCGCGGCGATCGACCCGAATTTCGGCGGCTGCGGCCGCGCCATCACCGACGAGGAAGGCCGCTACCATTTCCGCACGGTGCGCCCCGGCGCCTATCCCTGGCCGAACGGCGTCAACGACTGGCGCCCCGCCCATATCCATTTCTCGATCTTCGGCCACGGCTTTGCCCAACGGCTGATCACCCAGATGTATTTCGAGGGCGATCCGATGATCTGGAAATGTCCGATCGTCGGCACCATCCCCGACAAGGCGGCGATCGAGCAGCTGATCGCGCCGCTGGACTGGGGAAACACCATCCCGATGGATGCACGCGCCTATAAATTCGATATCGTGCTGCGCGGCCGCCGCTCGACGATGTTCGAAAACAGGCTGGAGGGCAACTGA
- the pcaG gene encoding protocatechuate 3,4-dioxygenase subunit alpha, translating to MQQLGYLKETPSQTAGPYVHIGLTPNFCDITGVYNSDLGAQMINDKTLGERITVTGRIFDGADALVRDAVVEIWQADSAGLYNSPSEMRGAADPNFTGWGRCPTRSEDGVYSFETIKPGRVPFKDGRRQAPHITVWIVARGINVGLQTRMYFPEETEANAADPLLSRIEHRERVATMIATRDGATCHFDIHLQGAKETVFLDI from the coding sequence ATGCAGCAGCTCGGCTATCTCAAGGAAACCCCGTCGCAGACGGCGGGCCCCTATGTCCATATCGGCCTGACGCCGAATTTCTGTGACATAACGGGCGTCTACAACAGCGATCTCGGCGCCCAGATGATCAACGACAAGACGCTCGGCGAACGCATCACCGTCACCGGCCGCATCTTCGACGGCGCCGACGCCCTGGTACGCGACGCCGTCGTCGAGATCTGGCAGGCCGACAGCGCCGGGCTCTACAACAGCCCCTCGGAAATGCGCGGCGCCGCCGACCCGAATTTTACCGGCTGGGGCCGCTGCCCGACACGCAGCGAGGACGGCGTCTACAGCTTCGAGACGATCAAGCCCGGCCGCGTCCCCTTCAAGGACGGCCGCCGACAAGCCCCGCACATTACCGTCTGGATCGTCGCCCGCGGCATCAATGTCGGTCTGCAGACGCGCATGTATTTCCCGGAAGAGACGGAAGCCAACGCCGCCGATCCGCTGCTATCGCGCATCGAACACCGCGAGCGCGTCGCCACGATGATCGCCACCCGCGACGGCGCGACGTGTCATTTCGATATCCATTTGCAGGGGGCAAAGGAGACGGTGTTTCTCGATATTTGA
- a CDS encoding alpha/beta hydrolase family protein encodes MLDRFLLQGPEDARFTILLAHGAGAPMDSASMTATAKALADADFRVARFEFAYMAARRSGIRKPPPRAETLNPEYEAAIAALGAKGPLIIGGKSMGGRVASMIADDLHDKGKIAGLLCLGYPFHPPGQPDKLRTGHLKQLTTPALICQGTRDEFGTRDEVPGYDLSERIEILWLEDGDHDLKPRKIISGFSATDHLATMAKAAKAWAARLPI; translated from the coding sequence ATGCTTGACAGGTTTCTGCTGCAGGGCCCCGAGGATGCGCGCTTCACGATCCTGCTTGCGCATGGCGCCGGGGCGCCGATGGATTCTGCGTCGATGACGGCAACGGCGAAGGCGCTTGCCGATGCCGATTTCCGCGTCGCTCGTTTTGAATTCGCCTATATGGCCGCCCGCCGCAGCGGAATCCGCAAGCCGCCGCCGCGCGCCGAAACGCTCAATCCCGAATATGAGGCGGCGATTGCCGCGCTCGGCGCAAAAGGCCCCCTCATCATCGGCGGCAAGTCGATGGGCGGCCGCGTCGCCAGCATGATCGCCGACGATCTCCACGACAAGGGGAAGATCGCCGGCCTCCTCTGCCTCGGTTATCCCTTCCATCCGCCCGGCCAACCGGATAAGCTGCGCACGGGCCATCTCAAGCAGCTCACGACGCCTGCGCTGATCTGCCAGGGGACGCGCGACGAATTCGGCACGCGCGACGAGGTGCCGGGCTACGATCTTTCCGAGAGGATCGAAATCCTCTGGCTCGAGGACGGCGACCACGACCTCAAGCCGCGCAAGATAATCTCCGGCTTCTCCGCTACCGATCACCTTGCCACGATGGCGAAGGCGGCCAAGGCCTGGGCGGCGCGGTTGCCGATTTAG
- a CDS encoding RES family NAD+ phosphorylase: MRDRFAEAPRPSYRLIPSQFPPIGLFETVTRAADLEAVMELVGWTNDRLVADRIQRLPRDEWVYGTANASIVMAAFLHVAPGGTRFNGPDLGAWYAADNLKTAAAEVGHHLRREAVARGVATMARTYRSYSAILIGDYLDIRGEQALRPDVYDGTSYAASQLLGEQVRASGGAGILYDSVRLRGGVNIAAHRPRNIRDVVQADHFEITVSATDRRIDVRKLASRRRQPKGGA, from the coding sequence GTGAGGGACCGTTTTGCCGAGGCGCCGCGCCCATCCTACCGGCTGATCCCGTCGCAATTTCCACCGATCGGGCTTTTCGAGACGGTGACGCGGGCGGCCGATCTCGAAGCGGTGATGGAACTGGTCGGCTGGACCAACGACCGTCTCGTGGCCGACCGCATACAGCGGCTTCCCAGGGATGAATGGGTTTACGGCACTGCGAATGCCAGCATCGTCATGGCCGCCTTCCTGCATGTCGCCCCCGGCGGCACACGCTTCAACGGCCCCGATCTCGGCGCCTGGTATGCCGCCGACAATCTGAAGACAGCCGCCGCCGAGGTCGGCCATCATCTCAGGCGCGAGGCTGTCGCGCGGGGGGTGGCGACGATGGCGCGCACCTATCGAAGCTATTCGGCCATCCTGATCGGCGATTACCTCGACATTCGCGGCGAACAGGCGCTGCGGCCCGACGTCTATGACGGCACGAGCTATGCGGCCTCGCAGCTGCTCGGAGAACAGGTGCGCGCGAGCGGCGGCGCAGGCATTCTTTACGACAGCGTGCGGCTGAGAGGCGGCGTCAACATCGCCGCACACCGGCCGCGCAATATTCGCGACGTGGTGCAGGCCGATCATTTCGAGATCACCGTTTCGGCCACCGACCGGCGCATCGACGTCAGAAAGCTTGCAAGCCGGCGACGACAGCCGAAAGGCGGCGCTTAG
- the pcaQ gene encoding pca operon transcription factor PcaQ has product MIDSRIKFRHLQTFVEVARQKSVMKAAELLHVSQPAVTKTIRELEQVLGVDVFERDGRGIKITRYGEVFLRHAGAALTALRQGLDSVSQEQFAEAPPIRIGALPTVSSRIMPRAMELFLQEKTWSRVKIVTGENAVLLEELRVGDLDLVVGRLAGAEKMAGFSFEHLYSEQVVFAVRAGHPLLDGRKSLFSAFGDYTVLMPTRGSIIRPVVENFLIANGVSSLPNQIETVSDAFGRAFLRASDAIWIISNGVVADDVADGRLALLPVDTGETKGPVGLTMRTDAVPSLPQSILMQTIREAAGELSRSPAL; this is encoded by the coding sequence ATGATCGACAGCCGCATCAAGTTTCGCCATCTGCAGACTTTTGTCGAGGTGGCGCGGCAGAAGAGCGTCATGAAAGCGGCCGAATTGCTGCATGTCAGCCAGCCGGCGGTGACGAAGACGATCCGCGAACTGGAGCAGGTGCTGGGTGTCGACGTCTTCGAGCGCGACGGCCGCGGCATCAAGATCACCCGCTACGGCGAGGTTTTCCTGCGGCATGCCGGGGCGGCGCTCACGGCGCTGCGCCAGGGTCTCGATTCCGTGTCGCAGGAACAGTTCGCCGAAGCGCCGCCGATCCGCATCGGCGCCCTGCCGACGGTCTCGTCGCGCATCATGCCGCGGGCGATGGAGCTCTTCCTCCAGGAGAAAACGTGGAGCCGGGTGAAGATCGTCACCGGCGAGAATGCGGTGCTGTTGGAAGAGCTGCGCGTCGGCGACCTCGATCTGGTCGTCGGGCGTCTGGCCGGCGCCGAAAAAATGGCGGGCTTTTCCTTCGAGCATCTCTATTCCGAGCAGGTGGTGTTTGCCGTGCGCGCCGGTCATCCGCTGCTTGACGGTCGGAAGTCGCTGTTCTCGGCCTTCGGGGACTATACGGTGCTGATGCCGACGCGCGGTTCGATCATCCGGCCGGTTGTCGAAAATTTCCTGATCGCCAACGGCGTTTCCAGCCTGCCTAACCAGATCGAGACGGTATCGGATGCCTTCGGCCGCGCGTTCCTCAGGGCAAGCGATGCGATCTGGATCATCTCCAACGGCGTCGTGGCCGACGATGTCGCCGATGGGCGGCTGGCGCTTCTGCCGGTCGACACCGGCGAGACGAAGGGGCCGGTCGGGCTGACGATGCGCACCGATGCCGTGCCGTCGCTGCCGCAATCGATCCTGATGCAGACGATCCGCGAGGCGGCCGGGGAGCTTTCCCGAAGCCCGGCTCTTTAA
- the pcaC gene encoding 4-carboxymuconolactone decarboxylase — MNETPSERYRQGMATRRAVLGDAHVDRAAATATEFDRPFQELITEAAWGHVWSRPVLTKRERSIVTIALLAALGQDDEVAMHVRATANTGATRQDICEALLHVAIYAGVPAANHAIKIAKQTFAQMDAEKAA; from the coding sequence ATGAACGAGACTCCCTCCGAACGCTACCGGCAGGGCATGGCGACCCGCCGCGCCGTGCTCGGCGATGCCCATGTCGACCGTGCAGCCGCGACCGCCACGGAGTTCGACCGCCCCTTTCAGGAGCTGATCACCGAAGCGGCCTGGGGCCATGTCTGGTCGCGTCCTGTCCTGACCAAGCGTGAGCGCTCGATCGTCACCATCGCCCTGCTGGCGGCTCTGGGCCAGGACGATGAGGTTGCCATGCATGTGCGCGCCACCGCCAATACCGGGGCCACGCGCCAGGATATTTGCGAGGCGCTCCTGCATGTGGCGATCTATGCCGGCGTTCCCGCCGCCAATCATGCGATCAAGATTGCAAAGCAGACCTTTGCGCAAATGGACGCCGAAAAGGCGGCCTGA